Proteins found in one Serratia plymuthica genomic segment:
- the galE gene encoding UDP-glucose 4-epimerase GalE — MAILVTGGAGYIGSHTVLALLERGEDVVVLDNLSNSSEESLHRVEQLAGKAATFYQGDIQDGECLRNIFDENKISAVIHFAGLKAVGESTRKPLEYYQNNVSGTLVLLEEMRRAGVSKFIFSSSATVYGANSPVPYVETTPIGGTTSPYGTSKLMVEQILQDFAKAEPQFSIIALRYFNPVGAHESGMIGEDPNGIPNNLLPYISQVAIGKLEKLGVFGGDYPTEDGTGVRDYIHVMDLAEGHLMAMDHLDKIDGFKAYNLGAGVGYSVLAMVQAFEKASGVNIPYQILPRRDGDLPAFWADANLARQELGWEVRRGIDDMMRDTWNWQKNNPQGYGNKR; from the coding sequence ATGGCGATTTTAGTCACCGGCGGTGCCGGTTATATTGGTTCTCATACCGTGCTGGCCTTGTTGGAGCGTGGCGAAGATGTCGTTGTGCTGGATAATCTGTCGAATTCATCAGAGGAGTCGTTGCACCGCGTCGAACAGTTGGCTGGCAAAGCGGCAACGTTCTACCAGGGCGATATTCAGGATGGTGAATGTTTGCGCAATATCTTCGACGAGAATAAGATTTCGGCCGTGATCCACTTTGCCGGTCTGAAAGCCGTCGGTGAGTCAACTCGCAAGCCACTTGAATATTATCAAAATAATGTTTCCGGTACTCTGGTGTTGCTGGAAGAAATGCGTCGCGCAGGGGTGAGCAAGTTCATCTTCAGCTCTTCCGCAACGGTCTATGGCGCCAATTCCCCTGTTCCTTATGTTGAAACCACGCCGATCGGCGGTACCACCAGCCCTTACGGCACATCGAAACTGATGGTGGAGCAAATTCTACAGGACTTCGCCAAGGCCGAGCCTCAATTCTCCATTATTGCCCTGCGATACTTCAACCCAGTCGGAGCCCATGAGTCGGGGATGATCGGTGAAGATCCAAACGGTATCCCAAATAACCTGTTGCCTTACATTTCTCAAGTTGCCATTGGTAAACTTGAAAAACTGGGTGTATTCGGTGGCGATTATCCGACTGAAGATGGTACCGGCGTACGCGATTATATCCATGTTATGGATTTGGCCGAGGGTCACCTGATGGCGATGGACCACTTGGATAAGATTGATGGGTTCAAAGCGTATAACTTGGGCGCTGGAGTTGGTTACTCTGTTTTAGCTATGGTACAGGCTTTTGAAAAGGCTTCGGGAGTGAACATCCCTTACCAGATTTTGCCGCGTCGTGATGGCGATCTGCCGGCATTTTGGGCTGATGCCAACCTGGCGCGCCAGGAGTTGGGTTGGGAAGTGCGCCGCGGGATTGATGACATGATGCGTGATACCTGGAATTGGCAAAAGAACAACCCGCAAGGATACGGTAATAAACGCTAA
- the galU gene encoding UTP--glucose-1-phosphate uridylyltransferase GalU, which produces MLKAVIPVAGLGTRMLPATKAIPKEMLPVVDKPLIQYIVNECVAAGIKEIILVTHSSKNAIENHFDTSFELESMLESRVKRQLLEEVQSICPKGVTLMHVRQGQSKGLGHAILCARPLIGDEPFAVLLPDVLMDDVASDLKRDNLASMIARFDQGGHSQVMVEPVPDKDVSKYGVVDCRGAVVAPGESVPMHAIVEKPELDAAPSNLAVVGRYVLAADIWPLLEKTPYGAGGEIQLTDAIAMLMEQKPVDAFALVGRSHDCGDKLGYMKAFVEYGVRHPVQGAAFAEWLKGMLQD; this is translated from the coding sequence ATGCTTAAAGCTGTCATTCCAGTTGCAGGTCTTGGCACCCGCATGTTACCGGCAACAAAGGCTATTCCTAAAGAAATGTTGCCAGTCGTTGACAAACCCCTCATCCAATACATCGTGAATGAATGTGTCGCTGCCGGCATCAAAGAAATTATTCTGGTAACTCATTCATCTAAAAATGCCATCGAGAATCATTTCGACACGTCCTTTGAACTGGAAAGCATGCTGGAGTCGCGTGTCAAGCGGCAACTGCTGGAGGAAGTCCAATCGATTTGCCCTAAAGGCGTCACGCTGATGCATGTCCGCCAGGGGCAATCCAAAGGTTTGGGTCATGCGATTCTGTGCGCCCGGCCTTTAATTGGCGATGAACCCTTTGCTGTGCTTCTGCCTGATGTTTTAATGGACGATGTTGCCAGCGACCTGAAAAGAGATAACCTGGCCAGTATGATAGCCCGTTTTGATCAGGGCGGTCACAGTCAGGTGATGGTTGAGCCGGTGCCAGATAAGGATGTTTCCAAATACGGGGTGGTGGATTGCCGAGGTGCTGTGGTTGCGCCGGGTGAAAGTGTGCCAATGCACGCGATTGTAGAAAAACCGGAGCTTGATGCAGCGCCATCCAACCTGGCAGTCGTAGGCCGCTATGTTTTGGCTGCAGATATTTGGCCGTTGCTTGAAAAAACGCCTTACGGGGCTGGCGGTGAGATTCAACTTACCGATGCCATCGCTATGCTAATGGAGCAAAAGCCGGTTGATGCTTTTGCTTTGGTGGGGCGTTCTCATGACTGCGGCGATAAATTGGGTTATATGAAAGCGTTCGTAGAGTATGGCGTTCGTCACCCTGTGCAGGGAGCTGCGTTCGCCGAGTGGCTGAAGGGAATGCTGCAAGACTAA
- a CDS encoding ABC transporter permease, translating to MKYSLGYLWDLAAVITEKELKVRYKSSFFGYLWSIANPLLFAMIYYFIFKLVMRVQIPNYTIFIITGLFPWQWFASSTSNSLHSFLANAQIIKKTVFPRSVIPFSNVLMECLHFLCTIPVIIVFLYVYDMRPSIDWLWGVPLIGLAQMMMTFGIAMMLSTLNLFFRDLERFVTLGIMLMFYCTPILYSGDMIPKEYKFLIDYNPLANMILSWRDLFMNGVIDYQQVGMLYGYALLFIIIGVSIFNKLKYRFAEIL from the coding sequence ATGAAGTATAGTCTAGGTTACCTCTGGGATTTGGCTGCGGTCATTACAGAGAAAGAATTAAAAGTAAGATATAAAAGTAGTTTCTTTGGTTATTTATGGTCAATTGCTAACCCATTGCTGTTTGCCATGATCTACTATTTTATATTTAAGTTGGTCATGCGGGTTCAAATCCCTAACTATACTATTTTTATTATTACTGGACTTTTTCCTTGGCAATGGTTCGCCAGTTCAACGTCAAACTCGTTACACTCTTTTCTGGCAAATGCTCAAATCATTAAAAAGACCGTTTTCCCTCGTTCGGTTATTCCATTCAGTAATGTGTTAATGGAGTGTTTGCATTTTTTATGTACGATTCCAGTTATTATCGTATTTCTTTATGTCTATGACATGCGACCATCTATTGATTGGCTTTGGGGTGTTCCATTAATAGGCCTGGCGCAAATGATGATGACTTTCGGTATTGCCATGATGTTATCAACATTGAATCTTTTCTTCCGTGATTTGGAGCGGTTTGTAACCCTGGGTATTATGCTGATGTTTTATTGCACCCCAATTCTCTACTCCGGAGATATGATTCCAAAAGAATACAAATTCCTGATTGATTATAACCCCCTGGCCAATATGATATTGAGCTGGCGTGATCTGTTCATGAATGGTGTCATAGATTATCAACAGGTTGGTATGCTATACGGATATGCACTGTTGTTTATTATCATTGGCGTTAGTATATTCAATAAGCTGAAGTACAGGTTTGCAGAGATTCTATAA
- a CDS encoding ABC transporter ATP-binding protein, giving the protein MSIAIEFKNVTKRYPLYHHIGSGIKELIFNPRRAFNLLRGRSYLAIGDISFQVQKGESVALIGRNGAGKSTSLGLVAGVMRPTSGTVSVQGRVASMLELGGGFHPELTGRENIRLNATLLGLRRKELKERLDKIIEFSELGDFIDEPIRVYSSGMLAKLGFSVITQVDPDILIIDEVLAVGDISFQRKCLNTISEFKAKGVTILFVSHNLADVEKICDKVIWIENHKMREIGDAKTVISHYKEAMA; this is encoded by the coding sequence ATGAGCATAGCTATCGAATTTAAAAATGTGACTAAGCGCTATCCATTATATCATCATATTGGATCTGGCATTAAAGAGTTAATTTTTAATCCGCGCCGCGCGTTCAACCTGCTACGGGGACGTAGCTATTTGGCTATTGGCGACATCAGTTTTCAGGTTCAAAAGGGTGAATCAGTTGCGCTGATAGGCCGAAACGGTGCTGGAAAAAGTACTTCTTTGGGGCTTGTAGCCGGCGTGATGCGGCCTACCTCGGGTACGGTTAGCGTACAAGGGCGCGTGGCTTCCATGTTGGAGTTGGGGGGCGGTTTTCATCCTGAATTGACCGGCCGTGAAAATATCCGTCTCAATGCAACTTTATTAGGGCTGCGCCGTAAGGAGTTGAAGGAAAGACTCGATAAGATTATTGAGTTCTCTGAATTGGGGGATTTCATTGATGAGCCCATTCGTGTTTATTCCAGCGGTATGTTGGCCAAGTTAGGTTTTTCTGTGATCACCCAAGTTGATCCTGATATTCTCATTATCGATGAGGTTTTGGCCGTGGGGGATATTTCATTCCAACGCAAATGCTTAAATACCATCAGTGAGTTTAAGGCAAAAGGTGTCACTATTCTTTTTGTGAGTCATAATCTTGCCGATGTTGAGAAAATTTGTGACAAGGTCATTTGGATAGAAAACCATAAAATGAGAGAAATTGGAGATGCTAAAACGGTTATCTCTCATTATAAAGAGGCAATGGCTTGA
- a CDS encoding DUF4422 domain-containing protein, producing MSNIKIYTCHHKPSAFLDSALIQPIHVGKANSLNEIGCPGDDTGDNISFKNPFYCELTAHYWVWKNAAPADYIGFMHYRRHFNFSEDQHAPEDNWGVVNYEKIDEQYQHQYGLNDADITKCLDGVDVILPKKWDVSAAGSKNNYQHYKISNYLHIEDYDAALDVLNTLYPEYKNAADKFNNASDGYYTNMFVMRKDIFDDYSKWLFAILDKLEEKIRFKNYNNQEKRVVGHISERLLNIYINYQIDARELKIKELQRTFIQQETFNAKLKPAFSVKNVPVVICFDNNYAISGGALIHSILANANPELNYDLVVLENGVSLANKERFFTLVSKHENISLRFFDVNAFSEIKSVFTRAHFSAATYARLFIPKLFSDFEKVIFIDSDTVVESDLAELMTVPLEDNLVAAVKDIVMEGFVMFGAMSQSSDGVMPAEQYLSTSLGMANPDGYFQAGILVFNIAQMNKENTFSSLMDALKSKTYWFLDQDIMNQVFHGRVHYLPLEWNVYHGNGNTDDFFPNLRFATYTSFLKARKNPKMIHFAGENKPWNNRHVDFFDNYHKNVVNTPWAFESYERLVTSVALPGSKPKDHHVPVLNLTKVKRLLMPALNKLAPKGTVRRNTLTKYYYKVRRVILG from the coding sequence ATGAGTAATATTAAAATTTACACTTGTCATCATAAGCCAAGTGCTTTTCTAGACTCTGCATTAATCCAACCGATTCATGTAGGAAAGGCAAATAGTTTAAATGAGATTGGTTGCCCAGGTGATGATACCGGCGATAATATTTCATTCAAAAATCCGTTCTACTGTGAATTGACTGCCCATTATTGGGTGTGGAAAAATGCCGCGCCAGCCGATTATATCGGCTTTATGCATTATCGTCGTCATTTCAATTTTTCTGAAGATCAACATGCCCCGGAGGATAATTGGGGTGTGGTCAATTATGAGAAAATTGACGAGCAGTACCAACATCAATACGGATTAAACGACGCTGATATTACCAAATGTTTAGACGGCGTTGATGTTATTTTGCCGAAAAAGTGGGATGTCAGCGCTGCGGGTAGTAAAAATAACTACCAGCATTATAAGATATCCAATTATCTTCATATTGAAGACTATGATGCTGCATTGGACGTTCTGAATACGCTTTATCCAGAGTACAAGAACGCGGCAGATAAATTTAATAACGCATCAGACGGTTATTACACAAATATGTTTGTCATGAGGAAAGACATATTTGATGACTATTCAAAGTGGTTGTTCGCCATTCTTGATAAGTTAGAAGAAAAAATCCGGTTTAAAAATTATAATAATCAAGAGAAACGGGTTGTAGGTCATATTTCAGAAAGGTTGCTGAATATTTACATCAATTATCAGATTGATGCGCGTGAATTAAAAATCAAAGAGCTACAGCGTACCTTTATTCAGCAGGAAACTTTTAATGCTAAATTGAAACCTGCATTTTCAGTCAAAAATGTGCCGGTAGTAATCTGTTTTGATAATAATTATGCGATTAGCGGCGGGGCGTTGATTCACTCCATTCTTGCCAATGCCAATCCGGAACTGAATTACGATTTGGTCGTGTTGGAAAATGGTGTTTCTTTAGCCAATAAAGAACGCTTTTTCACATTGGTTTCCAAACATGAAAATATTAGCCTGCGTTTCTTTGATGTTAATGCTTTCAGCGAAATAAAAAGCGTATTTACGCGTGCACACTTTAGTGCTGCAACCTATGCCCGTTTATTTATTCCGAAACTTTTCTCTGATTTTGAAAAAGTTATCTTTATCGATTCCGATACTGTCGTGGAAAGCGATCTGGCGGAGTTGATGACGGTACCGTTGGAAGATAATCTGGTTGCTGCAGTAAAAGATATTGTAATGGAAGGTTTCGTCATGTTTGGCGCCATGTCGCAATCCAGCGATGGCGTGATGCCTGCGGAACAATATCTGTCAACCTCACTGGGTATGGCTAATCCGGATGGTTATTTCCAGGCCGGAATTTTGGTATTCAATATCGCTCAGATGAATAAAGAGAATACCTTTTCCAGTCTGATGGATGCCCTGAAAAGCAAGACCTACTGGTTCCTGGATCAGGATATTATGAATCAGGTATTCCATGGGCGCGTACATTATCTGCCATTAGAATGGAACGTATACCATGGCAACGGTAATACTGATGATTTCTTCCCGAACTTGCGTTTTGCCACGTATACGAGTTTCCTCAAGGCACGTAAAAACCCTAAAATGATTCACTTTGCCGGGGAGAATAAACCCTGGAACAATCGACATGTTGATTTCTTTGATAATTATCACAAGAATGTCGTAAATACACCCTGGGCATTTGAGAGTTATGAACGATTAGTGACTTCAGTAGCGCTCCCGGGCAGCAAGCCGAAAGATCATCATGTACCCGTACTAAATCTGACAAAGGTCAAAAGGTTACTGATGCCTGCCTTGAACAAGTTGGCACCAAAAGGAACTGTACGCCGCAACACATTGACGAAGTACTATTATAAAGTTAGACGTGTAATACTTGGGTAA
- the glf gene encoding UDP-galactopyranose mutase — translation MNSKNVLIVGAGFSGAVIGRQLAEQGHKVQIIDSREHIAGNCYDARDEKTDVMVHIYGPHIFHTDNERVWNFVNQYATMMPYVNRVKATVNGQVFSLPINLHTINQFFKKTCSPTEAKALIAEKGDSSITDPQSFEEQALRFVGKELYEAFFKGYTIKQWGMSPAQLPASILKRLPIRFNYDDNYFNHKFQGMPKDGYTSMIAGILDHPNISVSLSTAYQTETRAQYDHVFYSGPLDAFYGFQFGRLGYRTLDFERFTVEGDYQGCAVMNYCEQEVPYTRITEHKYFSPWEQHDGSVCYKEFSRACEADDIPYYPIRQVGEMSLLAKYVDLAEQEKNITFIGRLGTYRYLDMDVTIAEALKTAETYLESLETARSMPAFTVSVR, via the coding sequence ATGAATAGCAAAAATGTTTTAATCGTTGGCGCTGGTTTCTCTGGCGCGGTTATTGGTCGCCAATTGGCTGAGCAAGGACATAAAGTCCAAATCATCGATAGTCGCGAGCACATTGCAGGTAATTGCTACGATGCCCGTGATGAGAAAACTGATGTAATGGTACATATCTATGGCCCACATATTTTCCATACCGATAATGAGCGAGTGTGGAATTTTGTGAACCAATACGCCACCATGATGCCTTATGTCAATCGCGTAAAGGCTACAGTGAACGGTCAGGTTTTCTCTCTGCCTATTAATTTGCATACCATTAACCAGTTCTTTAAAAAGACCTGTTCGCCTACAGAGGCGAAAGCATTAATTGCCGAAAAAGGCGACAGTAGCATAACGGATCCTCAGTCCTTTGAAGAGCAAGCACTGCGTTTTGTCGGTAAAGAACTGTATGAGGCCTTTTTCAAAGGTTACACCATCAAGCAGTGGGGAATGTCACCAGCCCAATTGCCGGCTTCAATCCTGAAGCGTTTACCGATTCGATTTAATTATGATGATAATTACTTCAATCATAAATTCCAGGGTATGCCGAAAGACGGATACACCAGCATGATTGCAGGTATCCTTGATCATCCTAATATCTCGGTGTCTCTGAGTACCGCATACCAGACGGAAACACGCGCGCAATATGATCACGTGTTTTACAGCGGGCCGTTGGATGCTTTCTACGGCTTCCAGTTCGGTCGTCTGGGCTATCGGACCCTCGATTTTGAGCGTTTTACCGTGGAAGGGGACTACCAGGGGTGCGCCGTAATGAACTATTGCGAGCAAGAAGTGCCTTATACTCGTATTACAGAGCATAAATACTTCTCACCCTGGGAACAACATGACGGATCGGTATGCTACAAAGAGTTCAGTCGGGCCTGTGAGGCGGATGATATCCCTTATTACCCTATCCGCCAGGTCGGTGAGATGAGCCTGTTGGCGAAGTATGTTGATTTGGCTGAGCAAGAAAAAAACATCACTTTTATCGGTCGTTTGGGGACTTATCGTTACCTGGATATGGACGTGACTATTGCCGAGGCTTTGAAAACGGCTGAGACCTATCTGGAAAGTCTTGAAACAGCACGCTCAATGCCAGCGTTTACGGTCAGCGTCAGATGA
- a CDS encoding glycosyltransferase: MNATALIVTFNRLEKLKHCWAATAALPFQHIVIVDNASTDNTFEWLNAIDDTRLHVIRAKSNGGGAGGFKLGAEFIAENLNTDWVFMFDDDAYPTAGLIEKFSAVVESGYDAYCCRVVDMQGALCKMNVPYSTMPTSMVQTIEYILRPKNYLPDEQHASEVVTLSFVGAIIRKDVLSANRESIWPELFIYYDDLYFSYRLSQRGYRIRYSPELTFLHDVPTASVGINPPWKVYYLVRNLLLSRALFRKNERPYSVGAIALRIAKYLLSFTSQERKAEYIRYVVRGIVDGISGKNGKQH, translated from the coding sequence ATGAATGCAACGGCGTTAATTGTTACTTTCAACCGATTGGAAAAACTAAAACACTGCTGGGCAGCGACGGCAGCGTTGCCTTTTCAGCACATTGTCATCGTTGATAACGCCTCTACCGACAATACTTTTGAATGGTTGAATGCAATTGATGATACGCGCCTCCATGTGATACGTGCCAAAAGCAACGGTGGAGGGGCTGGTGGCTTCAAGCTGGGGGCTGAGTTTATTGCAGAGAACCTAAACACCGACTGGGTGTTTATGTTTGATGATGATGCTTACCCAACGGCAGGGCTGATCGAGAAATTTTCTGCCGTGGTTGAATCAGGCTACGACGCTTATTGTTGCCGTGTGGTGGATATGCAGGGTGCGTTGTGTAAAATGAACGTACCCTATAGCACCATGCCTACCTCGATGGTGCAGACCATCGAGTATATTCTCAGGCCCAAAAATTACCTCCCCGATGAGCAACATGCGTCTGAGGTGGTGACACTTTCGTTTGTTGGCGCAATAATTCGCAAAGACGTTTTAAGCGCGAATCGCGAATCAATTTGGCCTGAGCTTTTTATTTATTATGATGATCTTTACTTCTCTTACAGGTTAAGTCAACGAGGGTATCGTATCCGATACTCACCCGAGCTGACGTTTTTACACGATGTGCCGACTGCGAGTGTGGGAATCAATCCACCCTGGAAGGTCTACTATCTGGTAAGAAATCTGCTCCTTTCAAGGGCATTGTTCAGAAAAAATGAAAGACCATACTCAGTAGGTGCTATCGCACTACGTATTGCAAAATATTTACTTTCTTTTACATCCCAAGAGCGTAAAGCGGAATATATTAGATACGTAGTTCGCGGTATTGTTGACGGTATATCAGGTAAAAATGGTAAACAACATTAG
- a CDS encoding glycosyltransferase family 4 protein: MKKICYFINSDWYFDLHWVERAFAAKAAGYEIHVVSHFVGDDILQKLTEKGFVCHNSSVSEQSINPFHFVGSLFKVWRLLKKINPDVLHCITIKPCLMGGFFARFYNKPIILGFVGLGRVFMEDKLSMNIIRLLTLHSYKYIFQNKKSLLAFEHEHDRDRLIELTQVNKNQTVVIDGAGINPEIYHYSLEINREKPIVLFASRLLWSKGLGDLVEVKKRLALKGVDFVLNVAGISIGDDQDAIPLSQIEEWHQQGLINWLGRCSDVYSLIKASNVVALPSTYSEGIPRILLEASSVGRACIAYDVGGCQSLIIDEYTGSLVEKRNIALLAEKLEHLLTSPSKRVEMGVRGRKRIENKFASSLVIDDTLKLYQRAISAEGY; this comes from the coding sequence ATGAAAAAGATTTGTTATTTTATCAACTCAGACTGGTACTTTGATCTGCACTGGGTTGAACGCGCTTTTGCCGCTAAAGCGGCAGGCTATGAAATACATGTTGTCAGTCACTTTGTAGGGGATGATATCCTGCAAAAACTGACAGAGAAAGGCTTTGTATGTCACAATTCTTCAGTTTCTGAGCAATCCATTAACCCGTTCCACTTTGTCGGCTCATTGTTCAAAGTGTGGCGATTGCTCAAGAAGATCAACCCCGATGTGCTTCATTGCATCACTATCAAACCTTGTTTGATGGGGGGGTTCTTTGCCCGCTTCTATAACAAACCTATTATCTTGGGCTTTGTCGGCTTGGGACGGGTGTTTATGGAAGATAAATTATCTATGAACATCATTCGTTTGCTCACCTTGCATTCCTATAAGTATATTTTTCAAAATAAAAAATCGTTGCTTGCCTTTGAACACGAGCACGATAGGGATCGTTTGATCGAGCTGACCCAGGTCAATAAGAATCAGACAGTAGTGATTGACGGTGCGGGCATCAACCCGGAAATCTACCACTATTCATTGGAAATAAATCGCGAAAAGCCGATTGTTCTGTTCGCCAGCCGTTTGCTCTGGAGTAAAGGGCTGGGCGATCTGGTTGAGGTGAAAAAACGCTTGGCACTTAAAGGTGTCGATTTTGTGCTCAACGTGGCGGGTATTTCCATAGGTGACGATCAGGATGCGATACCTCTGTCGCAGATTGAAGAATGGCATCAGCAGGGTTTGATTAACTGGCTCGGCCGTTGCAGCGATGTGTACAGCTTGATTAAAGCCTCTAATGTAGTTGCGCTTCCATCGACTTATTCCGAAGGTATCCCACGCATCCTGTTGGAGGCTTCGTCAGTAGGGCGCGCCTGCATCGCGTATGACGTTGGTGGATGCCAGAGTTTGATTATCGATGAATACACCGGCAGCCTGGTGGAGAAACGCAATATCGCTCTGTTGGCGGAAAAACTGGAGCATTTGCTTACCAGCCCCAGTAAAAGAGTCGAGATGGGGGTGCGCGGCAGAAAGCGCATTGAAAACAAGTTCGCCTCGTCCTTGGTCATTGACGACACTCTAAAACTCTATCAAAGGGCTATTTCTGCTGAAGGTTACTAA
- a CDS encoding polysaccharide pyruvyl transferase family protein, translating into MAFFAKRWTKRHNKDIPAQPLENKVFYLISAAGMPNFGDDMLTRYWVDYLQEKFPGCTIYLDAVDSVVASELFPTARCVDYVWRLVQALGDEGSVEEKFADSYTLPSRERLMGKIFDGAYSIHLLGGGYINELWGANVRLMELAAYFAKKHDLVCYATGLGLQPLSADNANKLSPSIRQFDYFDVRDRASFDVLEPFDIPALSFTGDDYFAFPDHPIGRLIEREQPALHLCIHTELSENGVLTENLLAVLQQAVSLFGKQHPDTAIRFYEFRPGSDGVFFQQIRQCFPQAEFIRFEDIWRDGLQFATNDFCISSRFHFQVIAASLGVAGISLSWSDYYDNKFASLQQMSDWPMARPEVSADSIAQLLVERRADHAEGREKIYLAKRKLLTRLYDF; encoded by the coding sequence TTGGCTTTTTTCGCAAAGCGATGGACGAAAAGGCACAATAAGGATATTCCCGCTCAGCCCCTTGAAAATAAAGTGTTTTACCTGATTTCCGCTGCCGGAATGCCAAATTTTGGCGATGATATGTTAACGCGTTATTGGGTGGATTATCTCCAGGAAAAGTTTCCCGGTTGTACTATTTACCTTGATGCGGTTGATTCCGTAGTCGCCTCGGAATTATTTCCAACTGCCAGATGCGTGGATTATGTCTGGCGTCTGGTACAGGCCCTGGGTGATGAAGGGTCGGTTGAGGAAAAGTTTGCCGATTCCTACACGCTTCCTTCTCGCGAACGTCTTATGGGAAAGATATTTGATGGCGCGTACAGCATCCATCTCTTGGGGGGAGGCTATATTAATGAGCTATGGGGCGCGAACGTTCGCCTTATGGAGCTTGCGGCCTACTTCGCAAAGAAACACGACTTGGTCTGTTACGCCACCGGCTTAGGATTGCAGCCACTGTCTGCCGACAATGCTAATAAACTTTCGCCCTCTATTCGTCAGTTCGATTACTTTGACGTGCGTGATCGAGCCAGTTTCGACGTGCTGGAGCCGTTCGATATTCCTGCTTTGAGTTTCACCGGCGATGATTACTTTGCCTTCCCCGATCATCCTATAGGGCGCTTGATCGAGCGCGAACAGCCTGCGTTGCATTTATGCATTCATACAGAGCTTTCTGAAAATGGCGTATTGACAGAAAATTTGCTGGCGGTACTTCAGCAGGCGGTTTCCTTATTCGGTAAGCAGCATCCGGATACCGCGATCAGGTTTTATGAATTCAGACCAGGTTCCGATGGCGTGTTTTTCCAACAGATAAGGCAGTGTTTTCCGCAGGCTGAGTTTATTCGTTTTGAGGATATTTGGCGCGATGGCCTGCAGTTCGCCACTAATGATTTCTGTATTAGTTCGCGCTTTCACTTTCAAGTCATTGCCGCCAGTTTGGGCGTTGCGGGCATCTCTCTGTCTTGGTCAGATTACTATGATAACAAATTTGCCAGTCTGCAGCAGATGTCTGACTGGCCGATGGCCAGGCCTGAGGTTTCTGCGGACTCGATAGCACAGTTGCTGGTTGAAAGACGCGCTGATCACGCTGAAGGGCGTGAGAAAATTTACCTGGCGAAGCGGAAATTGTTAACCAGACTGTATGATTTTTGA